The genomic DNA TCGCCGCTGGAACCGCTTTTGCCGAGCCACCGATAGCGCAGCCCTCCTCCGATGCCCTCCGAATGGAGACGGAACGACAGGCGTCCAAGGCTCTCGACCGCTATCGCGAGTTCCTGCGCCTTCCCAACGACGCCCAAGAGCCGGACGATCTAGAGCCTGTTCTCGGCTGGCTCACAGCCGAATTCTCCCGGCGCGGCTTTGCAACTTCCGAGCTGGCGACGGGGCGGATTCCGCTGCTGCTGGCGGAGCGCGAGACCCCCGGCGCTACGAAGACCCTGCTCGTCTACCTCCAGGCCGACGGCCAGCCGGTGGACCCCGCCGCCTGGGATCAAGAAAGCCCCTGGGAGCCGGTGCTCAAGGAGCCAGAGGACGACGGTTCGTGGCGCGCCCTCCCCTGGCCAAGCTTGGCCGGCGCGCGCCAACCGGACTGGCGGATCTTCGCCCGCTCGGCGGCGGATTCGAAGGGTCCGATCGTCCAGTTCCTGACCGCCCTGGACGTCCTCGCCGCCGTCGGCGGAGGACCTTCCGCCCACCTCAAGGTGATCATCGACGCGGAGGAGGAACTCGGCTCCCCGCGGCTGGCGGCGACGGTAGAGCGCGAGCGCGAACGCCTGGCGGCAAACGAGCTGGTGATCTTCGACGGACCGCCCCACCCTTCGGGCGAACCGACGCTGGTGTTCGGGGCGCGCGGCATTGCCACCGTCACCCTGACCGCCTACGGCCCACGGACGCCGCAGCACAGCGGTCACTACGGCAACTACGTGCCCAATCCGGCCTTCCGCCTAGCGCGGCTCCTCGCTTCCCTGAAAGATGCCGAGGGTCGGGTCACCCTCCCGGGGTTCTACGATGGCGTCGAGTTGACGGCGGCGGACCGCGCCGCCCTCACCGCCGTACCGGACGATCCGAAGACCTTGCACCGCAAACTCGGCATCGGGACTCCGGAGCGGGTGGCAGACACCCTCCAGGAGTCAATCCAGTATCCGTCCCTCAACGTCCGAGGCCTCCAAGCCGGCTGGGTCGGCGAGCAGGCGCGCACCATCATCCCGGCCACCGCCACGGCCGAGATCGACGTGCGGCTAGTGGTCGAGAGCGACGCCGTGGCCTTGCTCCGCTCCCTTCGCCAACACATCGAGAAACAGGGCTTCCGGGTGATCGATGCCGAACCCACGGAAGAGGAGCGTCTCGCCCACCGGCCGCCTCTCCGCTGGCGGTCGCAGATCTCCTACGGCGCCTTCCGCACCCCCCTCGATTCGGAGTTGGGCCACCGCCTCCAGCGCGCCCTCACCGGCTACCACGGCCGGGAACCCATCCGGCTACGCACCCTCGGCGGCTCGATTCCCATTGCGCCCTTCGTGACCACTCTGGGCGTGCCGGCGGTGGCCGTACCCACCGTCAATCCAGATAACCACCAGCACAGCCCGAACGAAAACCTGCGGCTGGGGGATTTCCTGGACGGCGTCGGGGTGATCGCGGCG from Acidobacteriota bacterium includes the following:
- a CDS encoding M20/M25/M40 family metallo-hydrolase, giving the protein METERQASKALDRYREFLRLPNDAQEPDDLEPVLGWLTAEFSRRGFATSELATGRIPLLLAERETPGATKTLLVYLQADGQPVDPAAWDQESPWEPVLKEPEDDGSWRALPWPSLAGARQPDWRIFARSAADSKGPIVQFLTALDVLAAVGGGPSAHLKVIIDAEEELGSPRLAATVERERERLAANELVIFDGPPHPSGEPTLVFGARGIATVTLTAYGPRTPQHSGHYGNYVPNPAFRLARLLASLKDAEGRVTLPGFYDGVELTAADRAALTAVPDDPKTLHRKLGIGTPERVADTLQESIQYPSLNVRGLQAGWVGEQARTIIPATATAEIDVRLVVESDAVALLRSLRQHIEKQGFRVIDAEPTEEERLAHRPPLRWRSQISYGAFRTPLDSELGHRLQRALTGYHGREPIRLRTLGGSIPIAPFVTTLGVPAVAVPTVNPDNHQHSPNENLRLGDFLDGVGVIAAVLCEPWE